A single genomic interval of Flavihumibacter rivuli harbors:
- a CDS encoding ParA family protein, with translation MISIALYNLKGGVGKTASSVNFAYLAAQDGYKVLIWDLDPQGSASFYYNVQPGIKAGSSKLFSDQINLDEVIMATEYENISIIPADLTARNLDLIMEEMRTSKRRFKSILKQLEAEYDFVFIDVPPGFSTLSENIFYAVDIVLMPTIPTTLSVRTYQIVKDYFKDKELELSKLMCFFTMVDLRKNMHHEIMEELYRDKKFFSNYIPYLSDVEKMGQHQAPVHAFAPSSYAAQCYADLWEEIKEGVLE, from the coding sequence ATGATTTCCATTGCACTCTATAACCTGAAGGGAGGTGTTGGAAAAACCGCCTCCAGTGTCAATTTTGCCTACCTGGCGGCGCAGGATGGTTACAAGGTGCTGATCTGGGACCTGGACCCCCAGGGATCCGCTTCCTTCTATTACAATGTACAACCCGGCATCAAAGCCGGAAGCTCCAAATTATTCAGCGACCAGATCAACCTTGATGAGGTGATCATGGCTACTGAATATGAGAATATCTCCATCATCCCGGCTGACCTAACCGCCCGCAACCTTGACCTGATCATGGAAGAAATGCGGACCTCCAAAAGGAGGTTCAAATCTATTCTGAAACAACTGGAAGCGGAGTACGACTTTGTCTTTATTGATGTGCCTCCCGGATTTTCGACCCTTTCAGAGAATATTTTTTATGCTGTTGACATCGTGCTGATGCCAACCATCCCCACTACGCTTTCAGTCCGGACCTACCAGATCGTAAAAGATTATTTCAAGGATAAGGAGCTGGAACTTTCCAAACTGATGTGCTTTTTTACCATGGTGGACCTCAGGAAGAATATGCACCATGAGATCATGGAAGAACTTTACAGGGACAAGAAGTTCTTTTCCAACTACATTCCTTACCTCTCCGACGTGGAAAAGATGGGCCAGCACCAGGCCCCGGTACACGCCTTTGCCCCATCCAGCTATGCCGCCCAATGCTATGCTGACCTCTGGGAAGAGATCAAAGAGGGTGTTTTAGAATAA